A section of the Centroberyx gerrardi isolate f3 chromosome 8, fCenGer3.hap1.cur.20231027, whole genome shotgun sequence genome encodes:
- the LOC139926966 gene encoding secretory carrier-associated membrane protein 1-like, with protein MSDFDSNPFADPDFSNPFQDPSVTQVTQSAPPGGLEEYNPFTDARTPPPGNAPKSTPAPSQNTQPAIMKPTEEPPAYSQQQTQDQARAQAELLRRQEELEKKAAELDRRERELQSHGAAGRKNNWPPLPEKFPVGPCFYHDIAVDIPVEFQKTVKIMYNLWMFHTGTLFVNMFGCLAWFCVDASRGVDFGLAMLWFMLFTPCSFVCWYRPLYGAFRSDSSFRFFVFFFVYICQFGVHVLQSIGITGWGTCGWIAALTGLNTSIPVGIIMLLIAALFTALSVGSLIMFKKVHALYRTTGASFEKAQQEFATGVMSNKTVQTAAANAAANAATNAARGAFKPTP; from the exons ATGTCCGATTTTGACAGCAACCCGTTCGCAGACCCAGACTTCAGCAATCCCTTccag GATCCTTCGGTGACACAGGTGACCCAGTCTGCCCCTCCTGGTGGTCTGGAGGAGTATAACCCCTTTACAGACGCCAGAACG CCACCCCCTGGAAATGCCCCCAAATCAACTCCTGCCCCCTCCCAGAACACACAACCTGCCATCATGAAGCCCACAGAAGAACCACCGGCCTACTCGCAGCAACAGACTcag GACCAGGCGCGTGCTCAGGCTGAGTTGTTGAGAAGGCAGGAGGAGTTGGAGAAGAAAGCAGCAGAGCTCGATCGCCGGGAGAGAGAGTTACAGTCCCATGGAGCTGCag GGCGTAAGAACAACTGGCCTCCGCTGCCAGAGAAGTTCCCGGTCGGGCCGTGTTTCTACCACGACATTGCAGTGGACATCCCAGTAGAGTTCCAGAAGACTGTCAAGATCATGTACAACCTCTGGATGT TTCATACGGGGACGCTGTTTGTGAACATGTTTGGCTGCCTGGCCTGGTTCTGCGTGGATGCGTCCCGCGGTGTAGATTTTGGCCTGGCCATGCTATGGTTCATGCTCTTTACCCCCTGTTCCTTCGTCTGCTGGTACAGACCGCTCTATGGGGCTTTCAG GAGTGACAGTTCATTCCgcttctttgtcttcttcttcgtctATATCTGTCAGTTTGGAGTTCACGTGTTACAATCTATTGGCATCACTGGCTGGGGAACGTG TGGTTGGATAGCAGCTCTGACTGGTTTGAACACCAGTATCCCAGTGGGCATCATCATGTTACTCATCGCAGCTCTGTTCACTGCCCTGTCTGTGGGCTCACTCATCATGTTTAAAAAG GTGCACGCGCTGTATCGTACCACTGGTGCTAGTTTTGAGAAGGCCCAGCAAGAGTTTGCTACCGGGGTCATGTCTAACAAGACCGTCCAGACTGCAGCGGCCAACGCTGCAGCTAATGCTGCCACCAATGCTGCCCGCGGGGCCTTCAAACCCACTCCCTAg
- the LOC139926974 gene encoding LHFPL tetraspan subfamily member 2a protein-like: MCHVIVTCRSMLWTLLSIVVAFAELIAFMSPDWLLGFPRSDSSVSGVGVDSGEYRPSLGLYSRCLRIGTRGGGVTCGPYAGTFGEVASGFWQAAMLFLAAGTLVLGGVACISIFSLCFQSILKKSIFNVCGLLQAIAGLLLMVGLMLYPAGWGSEKVIGYCGAEASPYRPAQCSLGWAFYAAIGGTLAAFLCAVFSAQAEIATSSDKVQEEIEEGKSLICLL; encoded by the exons ATGTGCCATGTGATTGTAACGTGCCGCTCCATGCTCTGGACCCTGCTCAGCATCGTGGTGGCCTTCGCTGAGCTCATTGCCTTCATGAGCCCCGATTGGCTGTTGGGATTCCCTCGGTCGGACTCCAGTGTGAGTGGGGTGGGAGTGGACTCCGGGGAGTACCGGCCGTCTCTCGGCCTCTACAGCCGCTGCCTTCGCATCGGGACCCGGGGAGGAGGCGTGACCTGCGGGCCCTATGCCGGGACGTTCGGAGAGGTGGCCAGCGGCTTCTGGCAGGCGGCCATGTTGTTTCTAGCGGCGGGGACGTTAGTGCTAGGGGGCGTGGCCTGTATCTCCATCTTCAGCCTGTGTTTCCAGAGTATCCTGAAGAAAAGCATCTTCAACGTCTGTGGACTGCTTCAGGCCATCGCAG GGCTGTTGCTGATGGTGGGCCTCATGCTGTACCCTGCGGGTTGGGGTTCAGAGAAGGTGATCGGCTACTGCGGCGCCGAGGCCTCTCCCTATAGGCCAGCTCAGTGTTCTCTCGGCTGGGCGTTCTACGCAGCGATAGGTGGAACGCTGGCAGCCTTCCTGTGCGCCGTTTTCTCCGCGCAGGCTGAGATCGCCACCTCCAGCGATAAGGTTCAGGAGGAGATTGAGGAGGGGAAGAGCCTGATCTGCCTGCTCTGA